A single region of the Vicia villosa cultivar HV-30 ecotype Madison, WI linkage group LG4, Vvil1.0, whole genome shotgun sequence genome encodes:
- the LOC131598362 gene encoding uncharacterized protein LOC131598362, producing the protein MIVRNLKVAVIVKKGLLPAMDELLPGVEQRFCVRHLYNNFRKKYPGKMLKDAIWKAARSTYVQAWEREMRSMRLISDEAYLHMMKTSPRFWSKSDFKVTNKCDTLLNNMSEAFNSVILESRTKPLVTMLEEIRTYFMERWAKNRMRFENLPDDAVLPNIRKQVEKTSTYTNSWIVRMSDEHIFEVKHVQDPADMFTVNLKDHICSCRRWELSGLPCVHALSCMKSRNFRFEDFIPEYYRKSRYIAVYKPVIYPVNGSNLWARTQYPDVHPPKFRKMPGRPKKKRNLEQGELDGTDRKLRRTGLIVKCSRCKKSGHNKATCKVTGPAQPTTQQTSQQIPQGPAQPTTQQTSQVTTSQPATQQVSAQPATQQSQPASQTSRTRQSPAKKGNNKQGKKAGCEKATDSLGTTRTNHKTRCIKNWANN; encoded by the exons ATGATAGTGAGGAACTTGAAAGTGGCTGTGATAGTGAAGAAG GGTCTACTACCAGCAATGGATGAACTTTTGCCAGGTGTTGAACAAAGATTCTGTGTGAGGCACCTTTATAATAACTTCAGGAAGAAGTATCCTGGTAAAATGTTGAAAGATGCTATCTGGAAAGCTGCAAGGTCAACCTATGTACAAGCTTGGGAGAGAGAAATGAGGTCTATGAGACTTATTAGTGATGAGGCATATTTACATATGATGAAGACATCTCCAAGATTCTGGAGTAAATCAGACTTTAAG GTAACTAACAAATGTGATACTCTACTCAATAACATGTCTGAGGCATTCAATAGTGTGATCCTTGAGTCAAGGACCAAGCCTTTAGTAACAATGCTGGAAGAGATCAGGACCTATTTTATGGAGAGATGGGCTAAGAATAGGATGCGGTTTGAGAATTTACCTGATGATGCAGTGCTGCCAAACATTAGAAAACAAGTGGAGAAAACAAGTACCTACACCAACTCATGGATTGTAAG GATGTCTGATGAACATATTTTTGAGGTTAAGCATGTGCAAGATCCAGCTGACATGTTCACTGTGAACTTGAAGGACCACATATGTTCATGTAGGAGGTGGGAGTTGTCTGGTTTGCCATGTGTTCATGCATTGTCATGTATGAAGAGTAGGAACTTTAGATTTGAAGATTTCATTCCAGAGTACTATAGGAAGAGTAGGTACATTGCTGTCTACAAACCAGTTATATATCCTGTGAATGGTTCTAACCTATGGGCAAGGACACAATACCCAGATGTGCATCCTCCTAAGTTCAGAAAAATGCCTGGCAgaccaaagaagaagaggaatctTGAACAAGGAGAGCTTGATGGTACTGACAGAAAACTTAGGAGGACAGGACTGATTGTGAAATGCAGTAGATGCAAAAAGTCAGGGCACAACAAAGCTACATGTAAGGTGACAGGGCCTGCACAGCCAACTACTCAACAAACATCACAACAAATTCCTCAAGGGCCTGCACAGCCAACTACTCAACAAACATCACAAGTAACAACTTCACAGCCAGCTACTCAACAAGTTAGTGCACAGCCAGCTACTCAACAAAGTCAACCAGCTTCTCAGACATCCAGAACAAGACAAAGTCCTGCAAAAAAAGGCAACAACAAGCAAGGTAAAAAAGCTGGGTGTGAGAAGGCCACAGACTCCTTGGGTACCACCAGGACCAACCACAAGACTAGGTGCATCAAAAATTGGGCCAACAACTAG